In a genomic window of Sus scrofa isolate TJ Tabasco breed Duroc chromosome 4, Sscrofa11.1, whole genome shotgun sequence:
- the TSNARE1 gene encoding t-SNARE domain-containing protein 1 isoform X14 — MSYGPMAGSGGLGSRSPFGGPSGQAYQPLECAKCWTEYGIRHFPCPSPESHPQDACVGKEGEGDLGPAGTLRGPRARKRGPGVATEGSGTPEPTSPPAGPRKDLAAGVRGRVAGPGITRAKKRKPNFRPQETEVLVAKVSRHHQLLFGPGRPAAEPARRYRVWSRILQAVNALGYCRRDIGDLKHKWRDLRAVVRRKLGELRGAAPGPDPTRPQALALTPVEQAVAKTFSCQALPSGGTGPEPPAGNPSDPWSADWPTLSWFLSSVDLGPWFPDVPSSAPLVEPGELRASLLVCLSACVSADVHAVWSRKRSLTWDVPRPCWIYRRPASSEWRSARHRRVCVFIRPRPPGPAPAPAPTRLGLQLRLRRLPPPSCLHSLQSEPWPPHASSEGCTFVFPSSHPDGPEGPPGAVPGDIGPCLPNQLQRDLLGAEPPVPGDAR, encoded by the exons AGTGCGCTAAATGTTGGACTGAATATGGAATCCGCCATTTCCCCTGCCCGTCTCCAGAGAGCCACCCGCAGGACGCATGTGTGGGCAAGGAAGGGGAAGGCGATCTGGGGCCAGCGGGCACGCTCAGAGGCCCGAGGGCCAGGAAGCGAG ggccaggggtcgccACCGAGGGCAGCGGGACGCCAGAGCCCACCTCGCCGCCGGCCGGCCCAAGGAAGGACTTGGCTGCGGGCGTCCGTGGCCGGGTGGCGGGGCCTGGCATCACCCGGGCCAAGAAGAGGAAGCCCAACTTCCGCCCGCAGGAGACGGAGGTGCTGGTGGCCAAGGTCAGCAGGCACCACCAGCTGCTGTTCGGCCCTGGGCGGCCCGCGGCCGAGCCTGCCCGCAGGTACCGCGTGTGGAGCCGTATCCTGCAGGCCGTGAATGCGCTAGGCTACTGTCGCCGCGACATCGGGGACCTCAAGCACAAGTGGCGGGACCTGCGTGCCGTCGTGCGGCGCAAACTGGGCGAGCTGCGTGGGGCGGCCCCCGGCCCGGACCCCaccaggccccaggccctggccctcaCGCCCGTGGAGCAGGCGGTGGCCAAGACCTTCTCCTGCCAGGCCCTGCCGTCGGGGGGCACTGGCCCCGAGCCACCCGCAG GGAACCCGTCAGACCCCTGGAGTGCAGACTGGCCCACGCTGAGCTGGTTTTTGAGCAGCGTGGATCTGGGGCCGTGGTTCCCGGACGTGCCGTCGTCCGCCCCGTTGGTTGAACCCGGGGAGCTGCGCGCCTCTCTTCTCGTGTGTCTGTCCGCCTGTGTCTCTGCTGACGTCCACGCCGTCTGGTCACGGAAACG CTCGTTGACTTGGGACGTCCCCCGTCCCTGCTGGATTTACCGCCGGCCCGCGTCCTCGGAGTGGCGCTCTGCTCGCCACCGCCGGGTGTGTGTGTTCATCCGGCCGCGCCCTCCCGGcccggctccggctccggctccgACTCGGCTCGGGCTCCAGCTCCGGCTCCGCCGCCTCCCCCCGCCCTCGTGTCTTCACTCGCTTCAGAGTGAACCGTGGCCTCCGCACGCTTCCTCCGAAGGATGCACTTTTGTCTTTCCCTCGAG CCACCCAGATGGACCCGAGGGACCTCCAGGAGCTGTTCCAGGAGACATCGGCCCATGTCTTCCGAATCAACTCCAACG TGACCTCCTTGGAGCAGAGCCTCCAGTCCCTGGGGACGCCAGATGA